One segment of Candidatus Nanopelagicales bacterium DNA contains the following:
- a CDS encoding YdcF family protein has translation MGAPLASSSRQPRSPDLPKSPRGWLTAGITVGIVVLLLIPIGAAMQIVLTAQFDDRTKTQAIVMMDPSRFWGDDGDVLQSRIDHAAELYKANVAPVIMLTGRDRVTEIERRMLIAKGVPNRDIVNFTTGVDTLGSLQMIGAVMSDLHWDSATIVTDPPNAARASAIASGFGIDAHVSPAKSGPGTAMTSDYVGRETAALLRYYLLTRWTQPQLVHSASH, from the coding sequence ATGGGTGCGCCACTGGCTTCTTCGTCGCGCCAGCCCCGCTCCCCCGACCTTCCGAAATCACCAAGAGGTTGGCTCACTGCTGGCATCACGGTGGGGATCGTCGTACTTCTTCTTATCCCCATCGGTGCGGCTATGCAGATCGTTTTGACAGCCCAATTTGATGACCGAACAAAGACTCAAGCCATAGTGATGATGGACCCAAGTCGTTTCTGGGGTGATGACGGCGATGTCTTGCAATCAAGAATTGATCACGCTGCTGAACTGTATAAAGCCAACGTGGCTCCAGTCATTATGTTGACGGGTCGCGATCGCGTGACCGAAATCGAACGACGCATGCTGATCGCCAAAGGCGTACCAAATCGCGACATCGTCAATTTCACAACGGGTGTTGACACCCTGGGCTCGCTGCAAATGATTGGTGCAGTCATGAGCGACCTTCATTGGGATTCAGCCACGATCGTCACTGACCCGCCTAACGCTGCACGTGCTTCAGCGATCGCCAGCGGGTTTGGCATTGATGCGCATGTTTCGCCAGCAAAGTCTGGCCCTGGAACAGCAATGACCAGTGACTACGTGGGCCGCGAAACTGCAGCACTCCTGCGCTATTACTTACTCACCCGATGGACGCAACCCCAACTCGTGCACAGCGCCTCGCATTAA